The following proteins are encoded in a genomic region of Pelodictyon phaeoclathratiforme BU-1:
- a CDS encoding OmpA family protein, whose amino-acid sequence MTFLQKLIKPVAFLLILAMTTVTWGCQTTTNAGQGAGIGAAAGGVIGGIIGSRSGSWAKGAIIGAVLGGAGGALIGNYMDKQAAEIDHDVEGARVERVGEGIRVIFDSGILFSTGSATITSTSRYNIEKLARILNRYNETSLVIEGHTDSIGSDDANQSLSERRADSVANLLEAYRVSGRRLSPIGYGETRPVSSNETEYGRKLNRRVEVLIYANDDLKRQADSGELRY is encoded by the coding sequence ATGACATTTTTACAAAAACTTATCAAACCTGTAGCCTTTCTGCTCATTCTTGCAATGACCACCGTTACCTGGGGTTGTCAGACAACAACCAATGCCGGACAGGGTGCTGGCATAGGCGCAGCAGCAGGCGGCGTTATCGGAGGAATTATTGGCAGCAGATCGGGCAGTTGGGCAAAAGGGGCAATTATCGGAGCCGTCCTCGGCGGAGCTGGTGGAGCGCTTATTGGCAACTACATGGACAAACAGGCGGCAGAAATCGACCACGATGTGGAGGGAGCACGTGTTGAGCGCGTCGGCGAAGGCATCAGAGTGATTTTCGACTCCGGCATTCTCTTTTCGACTGGTTCAGCAACAATCACCTCAACCAGCCGCTACAACATTGAAAAACTCGCCCGGATTCTTAACCGCTATAACGAAACCAGTCTGGTCATTGAAGGCCACACCGACAGTATCGGCAGTGACGATGCAAATCAGTCTCTTTCCGAAAGAAGGGCCGACTCGGTAGCAAACCTCCTTGAAGCATACCGTGTTTCAGGCAGAAGGCTCTCGCCGATCGGGTACGGTGAAACCCGTCCTGTTTCATCAAACGAAACAGAGTATGGTCGCAAACTTAACCGCCGCGTTGAAGTGCTCATCTATGCAAACGACGACCTCAAACGCCAGGCAGATTCCGGAGAATTACGGTATTAA
- a CDS encoding ABC transporter permease, with protein MLLRETVIQALYSLAVNKLRSWLTIMGVAVGVFSIIAVMTALDAIDKSVESGLTSLGANTFQIQKNPATVFGGGHSRNVLANRKDITYKQAQLFRKNMASEARTIGFIIYSPANQAKYANLATNPDVTMQGADENFSLSNGYTIATGRNLSENDIRSARNTAVLGGEVAATLFPTGENPLNKFIKVNGEIYTIIGVFEKKGAAFGQSQDNFVLIPITRYLDHINEKSSLSITVEALSRKEYQLTIDRAIGAMRLARGLTVKDANDFEIRTNESLIDSFKDIKLAIGTGAFIISFMALLTAGVGIMNIMLVSVTERTREIGIRKSVGAPRRTILRQFLLESFFLSLAGGVIGVLAGIIAGNAVAWKFNLPPIFPWVWITVSMLVCSGIGMAFGLFPAWKAANLNPVEALRPK; from the coding sequence ACCGTCATCCAGGCGCTTTATTCCCTGGCTGTCAACAAACTCCGCTCATGGTTGACCATCATGGGTGTCGCTGTAGGCGTATTCTCCATCATTGCCGTCATGACAGCCCTTGATGCCATCGACAAAAGTGTGGAATCAGGGCTGACAAGCCTCGGAGCCAACACCTTCCAGATACAGAAAAATCCTGCAACTGTTTTTGGTGGAGGCCATAGCCGCAATGTGCTTGCCAACCGTAAAGATATCACTTATAAGCAGGCGCAGCTTTTCAGAAAAAACATGGCTTCAGAAGCCAGAACAATCGGCTTCATCATTTATAGTCCGGCCAATCAGGCAAAATATGCCAACCTGGCCACCAATCCTGATGTCACCATGCAGGGTGCTGACGAAAACTTCTCACTCTCAAACGGCTACACCATAGCAACAGGCCGTAACCTTTCAGAGAACGATATCCGATCAGCAAGAAACACCGCTGTACTTGGAGGTGAAGTTGCGGCAACACTTTTCCCAACTGGCGAAAACCCGCTGAACAAGTTTATCAAAGTTAACGGGGAGATCTACACAATAATTGGAGTTTTCGAAAAAAAAGGAGCCGCATTCGGCCAGAGTCAGGATAACTTTGTGCTCATCCCCATTACCCGTTACCTCGACCATATCAATGAAAAAAGCAGTTTGAGCATCACCGTTGAAGCCCTGTCACGCAAAGAGTATCAGTTGACAATTGACCGGGCAATTGGTGCAATGAGACTTGCGAGAGGACTGACCGTCAAGGATGCCAACGATTTCGAAATCAGAACAAATGAATCCCTGATCGACTCGTTCAAAGACATCAAGCTTGCCATTGGCACAGGCGCCTTCATCATCAGCTTTATGGCCCTGCTCACCGCAGGAGTAGGTATCATGAACATCATGCTGGTCAGCGTCACCGAAAGAACACGGGAGATAGGAATCAGAAAATCGGTCGGAGCTCCTCGCCGTACCATCCTCCGCCAGTTCCTGCTCGAATCATTCTTCCTCTCTCTCGCTGGCGGAGTAATTGGCGTTCTTGCAGGCATCATCGCTGGCAACGCTGTTGCGTGGAAATTCAATCTCCCTCCTATATTTCCTTGGGTATGGATAACCGTCTCCATGCTTGTCTGTTCGGGTATCGGAATGGCATTCGGACTTTTCCCGGCATGGAAAGCGGCAAATCTCAACCCCGTAGAAGCTCTGAGGCCAAAGTAA
- a CDS encoding glycoside hydrolase family 15 protein: MYRNIADYGLIGDLHSVALVSKDGSIDYCSLPWLDSPTIFASLLDDEQGGFFSLQPSEPFSSEQQYLANTNILSCKFRTRSAEALLQDFMTVENGVHIKKTTHRIHRCLKVTQNSMSFTLTLKPRPDYAKTIPSITEERNNHFTVRYGIHTLTLSIAGGHVLPLHNAAGKLTLALQLDAGEEAHIDLLYGNQANSDPLHCPFEENKIFWQDWALLCLGERCAYLGEFSSMINRSLLLLKLLTFQPTGAIAAAATTSLPETLGGERNWDYRFSWLRDAAFTLKALFALGHVNEADNYLRWVHATYRKYGSRNLQIMYTLHGNDRLTEQELGHLKGYRNSRPVRIGNDAHRQNQWDIYGEVMDSALRLSDYAGKIDEELWPFFREICTLAIENWQKPDDGIWEVRNGPHHFVYSKVMCWVALDRGITIARRFGFDAPLSRWLQERDRIKEDILAKGFDHTVNSFVQKYGSSELDASLLLLPIVGFLPASDARVQGTINACKERLMHQGFLLRYKAEDGLKGEEGGFILCNFWLVECLALSGKTSEALQLLHETVSASNHLGLFSEEFESTRHEMLGNFPQAFSHIGYINAVAAILAAEKHLHEAKKESAPGKKQKKIIPLQVTLNPQQSDQPEATITLGAELKKRLGRLQGAFFNAQRGVVNYNALKQSEEFSHYLRLAGSLNSFKLEMLRNDEEKKAFWINIYNVLIIHGVIEFDIQGSVFEIPNFFGRIGYTIGGLFFTPDDIEHGILRSNRPHTLFPFKPFSPLDERRHLIVASFDYRIHFALFCSSSSCPPIEFYDAALINRQLETATKSFINRGGIEIEHETNTLWMSLIFEWYPEDFGNSSRETILSLLPYMDAEKKTWIEQHIDTLYLRHLPYNWNMNTILQ, from the coding sequence ATGTACAGAAACATTGCTGATTACGGGCTGATCGGGGATCTCCATTCTGTAGCCCTCGTCTCAAAAGATGGCTCCATCGACTACTGTTCCCTTCCATGGCTCGACTCCCCGACCATCTTCGCATCACTCCTTGATGATGAGCAGGGAGGCTTCTTCAGCCTCCAGCCCTCGGAACCCTTCAGCTCTGAACAGCAATACCTTGCCAACACCAATATTCTCTCTTGCAAATTCCGAACCAGAAGTGCCGAAGCGCTGCTCCAGGACTTTATGACGGTGGAAAATGGTGTTCACATAAAAAAAACAACCCATCGTATCCATCGCTGCCTGAAGGTCACTCAGAACAGCATGAGCTTTACACTCACCCTGAAACCCCGCCCGGATTACGCAAAAACAATACCATCCATTACAGAAGAGAGGAACAACCATTTTACGGTCAGATATGGAATCCATACCCTGACACTATCCATTGCCGGCGGTCATGTTCTTCCTCTCCACAATGCAGCAGGAAAACTCACACTGGCCTTGCAACTTGACGCTGGCGAGGAGGCACACATCGATCTGCTCTATGGAAATCAGGCAAACAGTGATCCCCTGCACTGTCCTTTTGAAGAAAACAAGATCTTCTGGCAGGATTGGGCACTCCTCTGCCTTGGAGAACGGTGCGCCTATCTCGGAGAGTTCAGTTCAATGATCAACCGCTCTCTGCTTCTGCTCAAACTGCTCACCTTTCAGCCGACCGGTGCCATTGCTGCAGCAGCAACAACCTCCCTTCCGGAAACCCTTGGAGGAGAACGGAACTGGGATTACCGCTTCAGTTGGCTGAGAGATGCCGCATTTACCCTCAAAGCACTCTTCGCCCTCGGTCACGTCAACGAAGCAGACAACTATCTCCGCTGGGTTCATGCCACTTACCGCAAATACGGAAGCCGTAATCTCCAAATCATGTACACCCTGCATGGCAATGACCGCCTCACAGAACAAGAGCTCGGCCATCTGAAAGGGTACCGCAATTCCCGCCCGGTAAGAATCGGCAACGACGCACATCGGCAAAACCAATGGGACATTTACGGTGAAGTGATGGATTCAGCCCTGCGACTTTCCGATTATGCAGGAAAAATTGATGAGGAACTCTGGCCGTTTTTCAGGGAAATCTGTACACTTGCCATTGAAAACTGGCAAAAACCTGATGACGGCATCTGGGAAGTACGCAATGGGCCACATCATTTCGTCTACTCAAAAGTCATGTGCTGGGTTGCCCTCGACCGCGGAATCACCATTGCCCGCCGTTTCGGCTTTGACGCACCCCTCAGTCGCTGGCTGCAAGAGCGCGACCGCATCAAAGAAGATATTCTGGCAAAAGGATTCGATCACACAGTAAACAGCTTTGTCCAGAAATACGGTTCTTCTGAACTTGACGCAAGCCTTCTGCTGCTGCCGATTGTTGGCTTCCTTCCCGCATCAGATGCAAGAGTGCAGGGAACCATCAACGCCTGCAAAGAGAGGCTGATGCACCAGGGTTTTCTACTCCGCTACAAGGCAGAAGACGGCCTGAAAGGAGAGGAGGGCGGATTTATACTCTGTAATTTCTGGCTTGTTGAGTGTCTGGCACTGTCAGGAAAAACCAGCGAAGCCCTGCAGTTACTCCATGAAACCGTGAGCGCATCGAACCATCTCGGCCTCTTTTCCGAGGAATTTGAGAGCACCAGGCATGAAATGCTCGGCAATTTCCCCCAGGCGTTCAGTCATATCGGCTATATCAATGCGGTTGCGGCAATTCTGGCGGCAGAGAAGCATCTCCATGAGGCAAAAAAAGAGAGCGCCCCTGGAAAAAAACAAAAAAAAATCATCCCCCTCCAGGTTACCCTGAACCCCCAACAGTCCGATCAACCTGAAGCAACCATCACTCTCGGTGCTGAGTTAAAAAAGAGACTTGGCCGACTGCAGGGTGCATTTTTCAATGCACAACGGGGAGTGGTCAATTACAACGCACTCAAACAATCCGAAGAGTTCAGCCACTACCTGCGACTGGCCGGGTCACTCAACAGCTTCAAACTCGAAATGCTCCGGAACGACGAAGAAAAAAAAGCTTTCTGGATCAACATCTACAACGTTCTCATTATTCACGGTGTCATTGAATTCGATATTCAGGGCTCAGTATTTGAAATCCCAAATTTTTTTGGCCGGATCGGATACACAATCGGCGGACTCTTTTTTACTCCTGATGATATTGAACATGGCATACTCCGCAGCAATCGACCACACACGCTCTTTCCCTTCAAGCCGTTTTCACCTCTTGATGAACGCCGCCACCTGATTGTTGCATCATTCGATTACCGTATCCATTTCGCGCTTTTCTGTTCATCCTCCTCCTGCCCTCCCATAGAGTTCTACGACGCAGCGCTCATTAACCGACAGCTTGAGACAGCCACAAAAAGTTTTATCAACCGTGGCGGAATAGAGATTGAGCACGAAACCAACACCCTCTGGATGTCGCTGATCTTTGAATGGTACCCTGAAGATTTCGGCAACAGTTCACGCGAAACAATCCTCTCACTGTTACCATACATGGATGCAGAAAAAAAAACCTGGATAGAACAACACATTGACACACTCTACCTTCGCCACCTGCCCTATAACTGGAATATGAACACGATCCTGCAATAG
- the lpxD gene encoding UDP-3-O-(3-hydroxymyristoyl)glucosamine N-acyltransferase, giving the protein MTIKDIQHYLEQFFDSVELEGSGEGVVSSPAKIESAQQGQVSFVANEKYIKYLSSTAASLVLVHRSVSVEEFSKNTSFIKVSDPYTAFVFLLKKFALPRSIASKGIHATAVIGEGVSIGEDVSIGAFAVIGDRCSIGSNAVIAPHVVLLHDVSVGDDTVLFPSVTCYDGTLIGKRVVIHSGSVIGADGFGFAPQSDGSYVKIPQMGIVEIGDDVEIGANVTIDRATMGSTVIGRGAKIDNLVQIAHNCRIGDDTVIAAQAGISGSVTVGRQCIIGGQAGFAGHLELADGIKVAAQAGISKSFLQPGISLRGYPAQPMRDQLKHEAMLRNLGAMKAKLDALESELKELKVK; this is encoded by the coding sequence ATGACAATCAAGGATATTCAGCACTACCTGGAGCAATTTTTTGATTCTGTTGAACTGGAGGGGAGTGGCGAGGGGGTTGTTTCTTCTCCGGCAAAGATTGAAAGTGCGCAACAGGGGCAGGTGAGCTTTGTGGCTAATGAGAAGTACATAAAATATCTCTCTTCAACCGCAGCATCGCTCGTTCTTGTCCATCGCTCGGTTTCTGTTGAGGAGTTCAGTAAAAACACTTCATTTATCAAGGTCAGTGATCCTTATACAGCCTTTGTGTTTCTACTCAAAAAATTTGCTCTGCCTCGTTCTATCGCCTCGAAAGGTATTCATGCGACGGCAGTGATTGGTGAGGGGGTTTCGATTGGTGAGGATGTTTCGATCGGCGCCTTTGCCGTTATTGGTGATCGCTGTTCGATCGGCAGCAATGCGGTGATTGCTCCTCATGTTGTTCTTTTGCATGATGTCTCTGTTGGTGATGATACCGTTCTTTTTCCCTCTGTAACCTGCTATGATGGTACCTTGATCGGCAAACGGGTGGTCATTCATTCAGGAAGTGTCATTGGCGCTGACGGTTTTGGTTTTGCTCCGCAGAGTGATGGTTCTTATGTGAAGATTCCCCAGATGGGTATTGTTGAAATCGGTGATGATGTTGAAATCGGGGCAAATGTTACGATAGACCGCGCAACGATGGGCAGCACGGTTATCGGCAGGGGTGCCAAGATCGATAACCTTGTCCAGATCGCTCACAACTGCCGCATTGGTGATGATACGGTTATTGCCGCCCAGGCCGGTATTTCCGGAAGCGTAACAGTCGGACGTCAGTGCATTATTGGCGGGCAGGCTGGATTTGCCGGTCATCTCGAACTTGCTGATGGCATCAAGGTTGCTGCACAGGCTGGAATTTCAAAATCCTTTCTTCAGCCGGGTATCTCGCTGCGTGGTTATCCGGCGCAGCCCATGCGTGATCAGTTGAAGCACGAGGCAATGCTGCGTAACCTTGGCGCCATGAAAGCGAAACTTGATGCTCTTGAAAGCGAACTGAAAGAGCTTAAGGTGAAGTAG